The genomic DNA TGCCCATGTAACAAAGAACCTCTTTTTGCCTCATTACTTTATGTTATTTGGGTATCACTTAATtcacagttcaaattttgatgatattttatgctaattaatgttagtttgaaagcattcaatgaggttgtttcctttttcttggagaggaaacatgcatttcaggaaagcttatttactgctgtttcaagTGAGGTATAGCTTACTTCCCTTGTGTAAATACTTggtgaggaataaatttttcaataatctgggtcaatttttatggttttggggtacagtttggaaaaaaattctaattaattccGTATTTGTTCGTTTTCAGCCAGAATCTCTGGATGTCTTGCCCATAAGATTAGGAATATTTTATCcaagaaatgtttccttttaactccaatccattcaggcccaggctgtttcaaagtcaaaagttgtacaataatttatgcaaattgtatGCCATTTTCTTAGCATGATTTAAAATCTATGGATTTTTGgaggcaaaatatattttttctgaaaagttaattttgtcctctttcaaatgagaGATAGCACTAATCACTAGTGTAaatactgttgacaaaaaaaataaaagaaaaaaggttaccatcatttgtcattttttttaagtctaccATAAAGAGTTAACAGTGCTGAAATAGCTTCAAATTTGGGTCAACTGACCCACTGCGGAACCAAATGGCTCTTGGTATGGGGACTGATTCTCATCAAGGGGCTGAATTGATTTCCTCTTTAGGTAAAAATGGTTCTTGGTAGGGCTGAAATAGTTTTTTGAAGGGCTGAAATGGTTTTTATTGAAGTAGATTTTGACCCAGATGATAAATTGGCCCTAGAAGGGGTCACATTAGCTTCAAGACCATAGAGCTAAGTCGGCCCTTTGGGGCTGAAACAGATCTTCTAAATTTACATTGTATAGGTTCCacatgataaaacaaaataaccaaccCAGAAGAAAATACGAGAAAAAACGCGAGTGGATTATTAAAACAAATCGATTGAACACCGGAtttagaaaaacacaaaaatgagtCCATTGTACTGTAAATCAtagaaagaaactgaaattgCGAGATGAAAGACCCACATTAAAAGTTTGCAGATGGTGAGCTTAATTGGATGTGCTATTTAAAAACGGCGTAAGCCAGTCGTATCAATTGATATCATGACTAACTGAAGAGCAATGTGGTTGACTTCGTTGCCAAGAGTGTCAAACTAGTTATATATGTCGTATGCAGGGGAAACTTGGCGTTGCGGTGGACTCGGGCCAGTTGACTGCCAACTTCAGTTTGAGTCCTTACGAGGCGTTAAAGTACTTTCGCTTAAAAACTGTTTAAACCACACAACCTTCTTATTATCGAAGCGTAGCTTTCAGGTGGTACCCggtaatatttttgttttgggaTGCTCTGCTGTAAGTTCCAAACCCGtactttatatatatatatatattttttttttttttactcagagGGCTTCTCTTTTATATATCATCCTTGGAGAATGGTGCCACTTTTACTGCATacttctcaaactcattaaaaaTTCATGAGGTCAACTACCAACCACAAGATGTATACCACATCATATGCATGTGTTTAGATACCCAATGAAAAACTGCAGCATACCACTCTCGCTGGAGAGTGGTATATACCACTAAAATATGCACAATGACAACTTGCACAAAATCAATGCATATTTATTACTCACAAGTAACCTTACTTTCATAATgcttcatttttaactcgtgaattgcgcgcatgctcAAGAGCGAGTCATAGATAccatgtggggaatggcattcgctcgctcgctcgtTCGATcggtcgattcctgtaaactttttttagattttaggcttttgagtgcatttgatagtttttagcgagcaataaacagaataaatggcgacctttgttgctaagaatagtggtggggtgaaaaagaagccaatgataatcttaaaagagttttttttttcgttttagtttcaacaagcggcgccagcgactggcaggcatgcaaggatgCACACTGAAATAatagaacaaccttcgtttttcataaaattgtaatttacaatccttgaactcgaaaacaatccgaagattcattgaaaatattacttactgcgaagcgctcgaagtttacagatgttcaaaagctttttctgttatggcatGAGATTGAGAACAAAATTGATaattacgtttcgtcgcgtgtgtttttcctgtgtgaagcaacagaagatgccggcgactgacgaaattacaagttaacacgaaaatcaaataacacctaaacaaacaattttagctaccgattttcagtgaatttttaaagaacaattttcttttaggtttcaagacaatttgaagattcaacatacatacaacgtactaaaatgcgaaagttacacaccacaaaattgataaataggcctgaaatgaaattctatcttgttattgattatacgttgcctagcacgtgacttaaatccgacccaggcggagatccaaaatgacggtggtacgcttggcttagttatatcactcaaaactcgttccagtttgtctcatttgataaagagggaatcgttaatgttttcattaagacagtattgccttgattttctaatatttgcaacgaaagacagtaaatttcacttttcacccgcatttacttccaaccttttcttttgaaccagaaacaaaaatgatagacgtttaaaacacggcatcatccaccttgtcaaatgtaatagcatgatcatttcaattgtaatgccttcttatcccaacgttactttgtttctttgctacataAGCGAATACTGAACTACTGCttgtactctagatatgacaatcaaccacaaaattccctaaaccagataacgttaaacataatctaaaaaatcatgtgtcaattcacgagtttgctcacagagcactttgatcttATTTAAGCccatttacaaaaacatttacctCACAATCATTAAACTTGACATTTGATAttcgaaaatagaaaaaattcacAAACCTAACAATgcgaaagaaaagaagtagtgttaaaaacaacaatacacACAAGTACTTTACACGAACTAAATTTTATCCCCCAAAAATGTAACTTACCTGCGGTCGGACATGAAAGGGTTCAATGGAGCACTTCCATTTACATCAGGAAGGTGGCGCTTCAGTCCCCAAATAATTGAGTCCAACGAACGGGAAGGATAGCGTTCCCTAGAAGAGTTGCTTACTTCTTGAACGAACCTTGACAGCCAGCAGTTCCCACTGCATGGAGACATATCTGTAAAGGCCGTGTCCAAATTTTGTACTCCTTCTTCGAAGTCTCTCGCGGTAAAAAGGCCTCCAGGTTCCAAAGCACAGGACTTCACTAATCGATTCTGTTTCCATTCTTCGAAAACCCTACACAAACGTTTAGAAACAATTAAAGCACTTCGCCTACAGCCTCGCgctttcatttgtttctcgGTGTTTGGATACCCCGATAAAACACTCGCTTTCGTTTTAGAAATAGTACAACAAGGAATGTATTAGGTGATTCTCCTTTGCAATCGGTTGTTGCCACATTCATAGACATCTTGTGTCAACATAGGAACGTCGTAAAAGGTTTTTGCTTCAGAACTGAGGTGCTCGCACTGGCTTTTCTCCTGGAAATCTTTAATATGCCTCCAGTTTGAAAATGGTGTCACTTTCGAGCAGACCAGTAGTGTTGACCCTAAGTATACATAGAAAGTGCTTTAGGAATCTGCTTGAGCTCAAAGAAGTTTCATATGAATTCACAGTGCTCAATGAGCTCAGTGATACAATTCTAGTTAAGAATTGCTTTGTGTTTTTTGGGGGGAACTGTATTTTCAGTTATCAGTTAATCAAATGATCTTGAGAGCAATTGGGATTAAACAAACACGGGTAAACTTGGCAAAGATCAAAAAGTGTCAAGGAAGGGTAATGATGCTCGAGTGCTTATTTTTCCAAATTGTCTGAGAAATAATTTGATTTCTCTCgatacaaaatgaatttaatttcaacttttcaGCACTCAGTTTCAAGTTGTTTTGCGCCCAACTTCAACTTTATAATTTGTTCGGGATTAATTTGCGTTCTCTCAGCCATTGAGCTGGCTGCAGTTTTCACAAGTACATCATTAATGTAATTTACAAATATACGAAATAAAGTTTCTTGTAATTTACAAATACACGAAATAAAGTTTCTTACCCAAACAAGACCGCTATAGTACAAACGACCATGCAGTCGTTTAGCTAACAAGATCATGATCGGTTCGAATCTGGTGCAAGTCTTCGTCCGAAGATGGAGggcatttttttatcattgacttttcaatggaaaaaaaatgatatataataattataattattattattattattattattcttaaaaagtaaaggaaataacaagaatGCAGTAATTAACGTAGCAACaaagcgaaacaaaaaaaaagatattcaaatagacaaacaaaaaaaatgagctTCCTTTTGATGGCCAAATAGTTTGTATTGCATAGTCAGTTGTGTATTCTAAATTTGAAGTGCTTGTGAAATAAACTGTAGAGCTCTCAGGCTGGTAGAAAAACCggcaaattcaaataaaacaacgaagaaaactacgcgaaaaaagaaattcagcacACCCTTAAACAACCTTACACTTCAAAATGAGGCTAAATGCTCCTCAGAGAGCAATTTCTTTCATGTAAGCGTCCTTTTTGTGCATGACGTCATATACCCGGATTATTCGGCGCTTGTTAGCTAgattaaaggttaaaaaaacagTCACGGCATTAGTTGAATATATCATATTCTCAACGTAAGTTTAAAGGGATAAACAATGATACAGACACTTTTTTATCACTCCTTTCAAATGAcgttgattttaatttttgctgaTGCATTTGTTTTAAGTAGGAAGTACGCCACAAGTGGTTTGGTTCTACTGGAGTGCCGTTAGCATTCTTGGTTTTTCTGAAGTGCCGTCGGCTTCTTTTCGTCATTCAGCTGTGGTCTGACTTCCTCGTGATCTTTCGCAAGCAAAGTCCGAATTCCAGTTTAATTAGCGTTGGGCTCGTCTACTTCCTTATATGGAGcttagtttgttttgttcagaACCGTGAAAGGTAGTTCCATAAGGTATACCAAAGATGTTTTCGGCCAAGACTTCCATTGTTGTAATACTGCTGGTGTGGTTCTGTTTAACTTCTGACTGTGACGCTTGGCGAAGACGCCGTCGCCGTCGATGCCCAGTGAAAAACTGTGATATCACTTCTTGGTCATACTGGAGTTATTGCACTGCAGACCGATGTGGACAGGAAGGCTATCGAAGTCGATCAAGAATGATAGTATCAAAGCCATCCTGTGGTGGAAAAGACTGCCCTGACAACCTTTTCGAAACTCGGCAGTGCTATGGTAGTAGAGCAGTTGACTGCAAACTGAGCTACTGGTCAGAATGGAGCGGTTGTACAACTGCTTGTGGCATATCAGGAACACAGTCCAGCTCCCGTCACCGAATAACTATCGAACAATGTGGCGGTACATGTTCATCTTTCCTCACAAGAACACGATCTTGCCAACTGACCGGCTGTTTCAATGGAGGAACTCTTAAAGGAGGAGCATGTTTCTGTAAAGCAGGGTTTTCTGGCGATTGCTGCCAGCTGCAAGGTAACTAGCTCAAGAAAACTAGAAACTATGAGCCCCGCACTAACACAAACACATTATGTAAGCACCTCTCAATTATTAATTAATCGGAATATTTGTATGTTCATATATGATTTTATATCTTTACAATCAAAACAGGTCTGTGTTTAAGACATCACTTGAGTCTACGCTTCGTACAGAAACACCGCAcattaacatgtttttttcttactttcgAACGGCAGATCATTTCTCTAACACACTGTGATATTGTCTCTTACCCCTCAAAGGCCGGTCCATCATGATTCAAACTGCAATTAGGACTCAAAAACGGCTTATTTTTCAGCCCAGAATGCTTAGATAACTGGAGGCTTGTCTCTTGTGTTAACAGAAGTTGAGGTACATTTTAATTCACTTGTTGTATTCAATATAATTTCTTCACCATGGGGCAAATGTCAGTGAAGTCTACAAAGTAttacaaaaaggaagaaaaattaatcgAGACAAGCGTGGATCTGATCATTAAGTTTTTTAAGCGCCCTTAGAACTGAAACTGTCGAGCGCATTCTCATAGATACGAACCGCTTATGAATCGATTATTTGCGCTTCGGCAAAATCACTTGCTCACAGAGTAGTGAAGTTTAGAGACTGAAGCGTGTTAAACTTCTATGAGACTTAAGAGCTAATGTTggcatgcatcagacaaacagtgGCAAGTCACGCAAATGTGCTTTCACCCCCACTTgtatattttgtagccccatATGTCCTGacaattttagttttcgagaaatgaattttttcgttcgaccgctcaaatatgcaaattttcaccgtgaatattacccgagttgtgtgacgaATATACTTGATCACCgctatttctgtcaacataatccatcgttttatcatctaaacttaatcccctaGTATTATTGAAGCTAGCAAagtcatgtttattttttggtgaatatttttgtccgacatacttttcctatgtcgaatagtagcatcaaaacaaagacaattttaacaatgaccgatatgacagaatctactgagcttcaagcatttcaaagacaaaggatggttaaaaagtgactataaaaatttccttgtgtaattgtgttgttctatcttgagacgaactcaaagtccggcaaaatttacttgctagcgactatgaaatatacatggtgtgtcTACTTGTcggcataaatcactacagtTTGTAAAAAactctaacataacactcttaccttgtttatttataatCTTAGGAGCTGTTTCGATAATCacgttatgctctaccacattgTAGCCaaatttgagttccagtttttatatcttctccatctttttatatcagttgcatgacaagtGTGACACATAAATTTAAAGAAGTATGAatctccgaaataccaagagatgagtttttctcctctttgcatgatatctagaaaaacctttcaggaactACCGCATTCAGAAAACTGAAGATGcctcaatgattcctttgccggccgGAGTCGAAGAATGAttacaaaagtcaatttgattgacaagctaccTACTGATTTAGGTAATTATCTGTTGtgtaagcgtctcatcttacatgctaacatggaaatttactgttcatttaaatcgttcgctggtggaacttgaGGGTTTAGTTATCGAAAAGACCGAAGTTGCATATCTCAAGTCTTTCTcttgtaaaaaagacatttcaagtcacgtgcggagttgcaagttttcagattcAGAAAATGatgttgatcttattttgtcgcttGGCGGCATCTACGAGACGCTGACAGATATCgattattttacaatttgccccaCACATAGATGTTGGGTAGAGTTGTGCTTCCAATAGTAGATGTAGAGTGCCTAAAGAGGTGTCCTGCCATTGCAATGGTaaggttaagtcgattccaaaagcctttaggggaattggcaagcgtgtatcacaggtAGTACTCATGATGTCTGGAAAATGCATATAGCCTGGCTCCGGTAAGTgggctacttaccaccgtgagaAAGACTACGCGTCCAGTTAAACCTAAgtctcgattgggaattggtcaataggctaccaaaaatcctgacagaggcggagttttctatactaatgttTGAGCACTTTGTTGGCTTCCCGTTGTTTagcgggacgcgtaattatgcacacggtggtaaagggcccttccgcactagctACTGGAGGCGGAAAAAACTCTTCAcccaaaatcacatcaaaatttgtcgttgctaaatttcaagtgtgctgcatgTATCATCACCCCCGGGGTAGAcatttacataagagggcgggggtgcgcgccGGGAATTCTGAAAACGACCCCTATGAAATTATTAAAGGTACCTGAGTCTAATCTGTGTGAGAGTGGCAACAATTGGTGTCTGCCCCTAAAAAGTActaattcaaaagcaaaatattgaaaaatctCAAATATAAAAATTCCTTGATCGATGTGCTctagaggctcaagtcagatcattaaaatcgtcccagaaatgcttatttcaggtgttttattgagcgaaaaacaccctaaaacgtACCAGCTAGGTCTCTGGTTTTTTGACCCGtaaaaggtacgacaagcaGCCTTACCCATTTCCGATCGCTTACTTCCCCTCGgtcagcacctaaaaacaaagatttgccccccagtggaaaaaaaaaaaaaaaaagaaaaaaagtgatttgccCCAGTCCCCCACCACAAAAATCTAATATGCCGTGTTTAcatgcaaaataatttaacctgtaaaaacaattatttatgtccttttctgtctttttctatgcttttctcgctcctaaagaggattcatacagatataAGAACCGTACCGCTTTACCGTACCGTTTACATTACACAGGTACAaaaatgagtgtttcgttctggaatgaaaaccccaataaactcattcagaaataACTCGTTTCGAATAAACTTTACCCAGATATCATGTGGCAACCGCTATGAACttgttcttgaacaaaacttatttcgatatcatgtaaaaggcacctaaaagtttttattgtcaGAGCATCACGCTCTGCTCTCTTGTCTaaatactataaatttcaatagcattgaagcaacaacccgcttttaactgcttcgctgccatTGAAACAACCATTAGTGAccacaatattttcaattcaacttaaacaaaaatatctatACAGGGTAAATGTTCATTTGTGTCAGTATAAATTATTGCGTGACTCGCTTATGATGTAATCAGTTGAGGGGAAAACACAAagcaaaacctgggctcctgtcaaaaagtaacaCCCAGGCGTTGAATAATAATCGAAAAAGCgaataaattcataaataaacaaggtaagagtgttatgttacatttttttaaacaaattgtagtgatttatgccagtaaacggtggcgacaaatAGGCACACCATGCATATTTCATggtcgctagcaagtaaattttgccaaactttgagttcgtctcaagatagaacaacacaattacacaaggaaatttttacagcaactttttaaaagctcgaagctcagtagattctgtccTATCTGTCATTGTTataactgtctttgttttgatgtttctTTTCGACATaagaaaagtatgtcggacaaaaaaatttaccaaaaaataaatatttctttgccagctccagtaatgacaggggattaagtttatATGATAATACAAAGGAttttgttgacagaaataccagAGGTCAAGTTTATTCGTGacacgaggtcacacaactcgggtaatatttatgttgaaaatttgcataggggtcgaacgaaaaaaaataatttctcgaaaactgaaatacattttcacaaaaaaaaaaaatacaccaaaatCATCAGGACATATTGGACtacaaaaat from Pocillopora verrucosa isolate sample1 chromosome 10, ASM3666991v2, whole genome shotgun sequence includes the following:
- the LOC131781167 gene encoding spondin-1-like, which encodes MFSAKTSIVVILLVWFCLTSDCDAWRRRRRRRCPVKNCDITSWSYWSYCTADRCGQEGYRSRSRMIVSKPSCGGKDCPDNLFETRQCYGSRAVDCKLSYWSEWSGCTTACGISGTQSSSRHRITIEQCGGTCSSFLTRTRSCQLTGCFNGGTLKGGACFCKAGFSGDCCQLQGETWRCGRLRPVDCQLSSWSEWGPCTTMCGVGGKQTSTRRRLITEQCGGTCPGGLNLKITRACPQISCLNGGSLMNGACICKAGYSGDCCEDDENTKKDTDTDKSSYKITVGLSVSGCLVFIAIIICVCWFCCRG